In Hermetia illucens chromosome 5, iHerIll2.2.curated.20191125, whole genome shotgun sequence, a single window of DNA contains:
- the LOC119657686 gene encoding uncharacterized protein LOC119657686 — protein MTEAGYKLDIPDFLNKKFLEKCIENGLEMNCVEVVHFHVTPGSDPGENYTSTLYRTKVMYNQPLSRGNTIHFIIKSIPIDEALASMEKYGFVDKEICVYQKLLPKLQTLLETNETNPVAPKCYEILRIPHRILVLQDMKAFGYSGADRVIGLDEGHLEVVLKKIAKFHAASMIVLSKNPAIEGNFCSGFFTEETVTDPLYEASFKAHLKLGATMLLGIPGYERFSPKLMKLHDNFADIILNVVKANYEDDIKVLNHGDLWVNNFLFKYDDKTKKPRDVVFVDYQGSHFNSLGIDINYLFSTSAQPNVLQQRMELIEKYYYPSFTETIKLFNFQPIPSLQDITTQIERRDMFFVICLFGLLPLHSMNKEESKTNDLTHFADKDLAERKSLVGMSSRRFMESMKYTLNVMEKTIDDIISKY, from the exons ATGACTGAAGCCGGATATAAACTAGACATCCCAGATTTCCTTAACAAGAAATTTCTAGAGAAATGCATTGAGAATGGTTTAGAAATGAACTGCGTCGAAGTGGTCCATTTCCACGTAACTCCGGGAAGTGACCCTGGAGAAAATTACACCAGCACTCTATACCGCACTAAAGTTATGTACAATCAACCCCTCTCCAGAGGCAATACAATACACTTCATCATAAAAAGTATCCCAATCGATGAGGCGCTCGCCTCTATGGAAAAATATGGATTTGTTGACAAGGAAATCTGCGTTTACCAGAAATTATTACCCAAATTGCAAACATTACTTGAAACAAATGAAACAAATCCAGTTGCACCAAA ATGCTACGAGATTTTAAGGATTCCACATCGCATCCTGGTTTTGCAGGATATGAAGGCTTTTGGATATTCTGGCGCTGATCGTGTAATCGGACTCGATGAAGGACATTTAGAAGTAGTTCTaaagaaaattgcaaaatttcacgCAGCGTCCATGATAGTACTAAGCAAG AATCCTGCAATTGAAGGAAACTTCTGTTCCGGATTTTTTACGGAAGAGACCGTTACTGATCCACTATATGAGGCCAGCTTTAAAGCTCATTTAAAACTAGGAGCAACAATGTTGTTGGGAATTCCTGGTTATGAGCGATTCAGTCCAAAACTAATGAAATTGCATGATAACTTCGCGGACATTATATTAAACGTTGTCAAAGCGAATTACGAAGATGATATTAAAGTGTTAAATCATGGAGACCTTTGGGTTAACAATTTCCTGTTCAAATACGATGATAAAACTAAGAAACCACGAGATGTGGTATTT GTTGACTACCAAGGATCGCATTTCAATAGTTTGGGAATTGACATTAACTATTTATTCAGCACCAGTGCCCAACCAAACGTTCTtcaacagagaatggaattgatagaaaaatattattatccGTCATTTACTGAAACCATAAAATTATTCAACTTTCAGCCTATTCCATCACTTCAAGACATCACAACGCAAATTGAAAGGCGCGATATGTTCTTTGTAATCTGCCTTTTTGGATTATTACCATTGCATTCAATGAATAAAGAGGAATCTAAAACAAATGACTTAACCCACTTTGCTGATAAAGATCTCGCcgaaaggaaaagtttggttgGAATGTCTAGTAGGAGATTCATGGAGTCCATGAAGTAT